The Prunus persica cultivar Lovell chromosome G8, Prunus_persica_NCBIv2, whole genome shotgun sequence genome includes a region encoding these proteins:
- the LOC18767716 gene encoding WD repeat-containing protein 26 codes for MGIFDYKRLESSSNPRRILRQTPLPMEGSPRLGPKGLIKKHEFVRILIQCLYSIGYEKSASCLELESGISCKSDDFQLLESQISSGNWDGCVDTLNAIKDLTDDTRAAALFLVFKQCLLEYLSCGDDKLAVAILQKEVSALQVDRDKVHNLARSILSWKEVEQSKIDDNAVRELRKKLLQELEKWLPSPITLPEHRLEHLVETAVLSQIESCMYHNLSDEVSLYADHSCSRDQIPTETVQILTEHKNEVWFVQFSNDGEYLASSSSDCTAIIWKVPEDGRVTLKHTLRSHHNPVSFVAWSPDDSKLLTCGNVEVLKLWDVETGTCKHTFGDPGFIVSSCAWFPDSKRLVCGSSDPEKGIYMWDCDGNELKAWRGMRMPKILDLAVTPDGQNLISIFSDKEIRILNVGTNAERVISEDHSITSLSISGDSKFFIVNLNSQEIHMWDVAGEWVRPQKYMGHKQSKYVIRSCFGGLNSTFIASGSENAQVYIWNRRNHRPIEVLRGHSMTVNCVSWNHRRPQLLASASDDHSIRIWGSSLSNKIQP; via the exons ATGGGGATATTTGATTATAAAAGGCTAGAAAGTTCATCAAATCCTCGAAGGATTCTTCGCCAAACTCCATTGCCAATGGAGGGATCGCCTAGGCTCGGCCCAAAAGGTCTAATTAAGAAGCACGAGTTTGTAAGAATACTAATTCAATGCCTATATTCAATTGGATATGAGAAGTCTGCCTCATGCTTGGAGTTGGAGTCTGGCATTTCCTGCAAATCCGATGATTTTCAATTGCTCGAATCACAGATATCGAGCGGGAATTGGGATGGTTGTGTTGATACCCTTAATGCCATTAAGGATTTGACCGATGACACAAGAGCTGCTGCTTTGTTTCTTGTGTTCAAACAGTGCCTTTTGGAGTATTTGAGTTGTGGGGATGACAAATTGGCTGTGGCCATTTTGCAGAAAGAGGTGTCAGCTTTACAGGTGGACAGAGATAAGGTTCACAACCTTGCTCGGAGTATCCTTTCCTGGAAGGAAGTGGAGCAGAGCAAGATAGACGATAATGCTGTTCGAGAATTGCGAAAAAAACTGTTGCAAGAATTGGAAAAATGGCTTCCTTCACCAATTACGCTGCCCGAGCACAGATTGGAACATCTGGTTGAAACTGCTGTTTTGTCCCAGATTGAGTCATGTATGTATCATAATTTGTCGGATGAAGTTTCACTTTATGCAGACCATTCCTGTAGTAGGGATCAGATCCCTACAGAGACTGTTCAG ATTTTGACTGAGCATAAGAATGAAGTTTGGTTTGTGCAATTTTCTAATGATGGGGAGTACTTAGCCTCTTCGTCAAGCGATTGCACAGCCATCATATGGAAG GTGCCGGAGGATGGTAGGGTGACATTAAAACATACCCTACGGAGTCACCACAATCCAGTATCCTTTGTAGCGTGGAGCCCTGATGACTCAAAGTTGCTTACATGTGGAAATGTTGAAGTCCTCAAGCTATGGGATGTTGAAACAGGTACATGCAAGCATACATTTGGGGATCCTGGCTTCATTGTCAGCTCATGTGCTTGGTTTCCCGACTCAAAGCGACTTGTGTGTGGCAGTTCCGACCCTGAAAAGGGCATCTACATGTGGGATTGTGATGGCAATGAGTTAAAAGCATGGAGAGGGATGAGGATGCCCAAGATTTTAGATCTTGCAGTGACACCAGATGGGCAAAATCTTATCAGCATCTTCTCTGATAAAGAAATTCGGATTTTAAACGTGGGAACAAATGCCGAACGAGTCATCTCTGAAGACCATTCTATCACATCCCTTTCAATTTCTGGAGATAGTAAGTTCTTTATTGTCAACCTGAATAGCCAGGAGATTCATATGTGGGATGTTGCTGGTGAATGGGTGAGGCCACAGAAGTATATGGGCCACAAGCAGAGCAAGTATGTGATACGCTCCTGCTTTGGTGGATTGAATAGCACATTCATTGCCAGTGGTAGTGAGAACGCACAG GTATACATCTGGAACCGGCGAAATCATAGGCCAATTGAGGTTTTGCGTGGGCATTCAATGACTGTGAACTGTGTGAGTTGGAATCATAGGAGACCTCAATTGCTGGCATCGGCGAGTGATGATCATTCTATCCGTATATGGGGATCTAGCCTTTCTAATAAGATTCAACCTTAG
- the LOC18768242 gene encoding receptor-like serine/threonine-protein kinase ALE2, whose translation MRTPILLLLFTLLLSSIFCCSGNLSLKIYLSPSQLPNHPLSMKDFSMERARSILMSLAFGSSKLPKTRAIKPSSGSLPPAPSPIYLGPRSSPSPRRGHHSHHHVRAKPHVVTPAPSKDPGCDQICVEPLTASPFGSPCGCVFPMKVRLLLDIAPYAIFPVMSELEIEVAEGTYLAQSQVKIMGASADSQNQGRTVVDINLVPLGEKFDNTTAILTYDRFRHKKVPLNMTLFGNYEVVYISYPGIASSPPYEYFKGNGPAGSAGDLPITADFPSKNQRMNIRTIVIIALSAFVLLLVLIGAIWIFVKWKRVGRPSSAVGPAFTSSVHKRSGIGSILSSSIASSTSVSLMSTMATSILSVKTFPLAELEKATNKFSSQRVLGEGGFGRVYHGIMEDGTEVAVKVLTRDNQNQNGDREFIAEVEMLSRLHHRNLVKLIGICIEGRTRSLVYELVHNGSVESHLHGVDKKKGPLDWDARMKIALGAARGLAYLHEDSNPRVIHRDFKASNVLLEADFTPKVSDFGLAREATEGSHHISTRVMGTFGYVAPEYAMTGHLLVKSDVYSYGVVLLELLSGRKPVDMAHPPGQENLVTWARPLLTSREGLQQLVDPALAGTYDFDDMAKVAAIASMCVHPEVTHRPFMGEVVQALKLIYNDTDETGGDCYSQKESSVPDSEFKGDLAPSDSSWWNAGGLTPRLNYGQTSSFITMEYSSGPLEDMENRPFSTSSLVGDEISLPIRHGNRSGPLRTVRSKPAFYRVRGSRSEHGGLLSRCARNDDGFWV comes from the exons ATGCGAACTCCgattctgcttcttctttttactcTCCTGCTCAGCTCGATTTTCTGTTGTTCAG GGAATTTGTCTTTAAAGATTTACTTGTCTCCTTCTCAATTGCCAAACCACCCATTATCTATGAAAGATTTCTCAATGGAACGCG CAAGGTCGATTCTGATGAGTTTGGCCTTTGGTTCATCAAAACTACCCAAAACACGGGCAATCAAGCCTTCTTCGGGATCCCTGCCACCTGCACCTTCTCCAATTTATCTAG GTCCTAGAAGTTCTCCCTCACCAAGACGTGGTCATCATAGTCATCATCATGTGAGAGCGAAACCCCATGTTGTTACTCCAGCACCATCAAAAGACCCAG GTTGCGATCAAATCTGTGTGGAGCCACTTACTGCATCTCCATTTGGTTCACCTTGTGGTTGTGTTTTTCCCATGAAAGTCAGACTTTTACTGGATATAGCTCCGTATGCTATTTTTCCTGTAATGAGTGAGCTAGAGATTGAGGTTGCCGAAGGCACGTATCTGGCACAAAGCCAAGTGAAAATAATGGGTGCAAGTGCGGATAGTCAAAATCAAGGAAGAACAGTAGTGGATATTAACTTGGTTCCACTAGGAGAGAAGTTTGATAATACCACTGCAATACTGACGTACGATAGATTTCGGCATAAGAAAGTCCCTCTAAATATGACTCTTTTTGGAAATTATGAAGTGGTATACATTAGTTATCCTG GGATCGCTTCTTCACCACCATACGAGTATTTCAAGGGGAATGGTCCAGCTGGAAGTGCTGGAGATCTCCCCATCACCGCAGATTTTCCCAGCAAGAACCAGAGGATGAATATTAGAACAATTGTAATCATTGCTCTGTCTGCATTTGTACTCCTGTTGGTTCTCATTGGGGCAATCTGGATCTTTGTGAAATGGAAGAGAGTTGGAAGACCATCTAGTGCTGTTGGTCCTGCATTCACATCTTCTGTTCACAAAAGATCTG GTATTGGGTCTATCTTATCAAGTAGTATTGCAAGCTCCACTTCAGTGTCCCTAATGTCCACCATGGCTACAAGTATTCTCTCTGTCAAAACATTTCCACTTGCTGAGCTTGAGAAAGCAACGAATAAGTTCAGTTCCCAAAGGGTTTTGGGAGAAGGGGGATTTGGACGTGTTTACCATGGAATTATGGAAGATGGGACTGAAGTTGCAGTCAAAGTGCTTACAAGGGATAATCAGAATCAGAATGGAGACCGTGAATTCATTGCAGAAGTTGAGATGCTAAGCCGATTACATCACCGCAATCTGGTGAAATTGATAGGCATATGTATTGAAGGGCGCACCCGCAGCTTGGTATATGAGCTTGTTCACAATGGGAGTGTTGAGTCCCACTTGCACG GGGTTGACAAGAAAAAGGGACCTCTTGACTGGGATGCACGGATGAAGATTGCCCTTGGGGCAGCAAGAGGATTAGCCTATCTCCACGAAGATTCTAATCCTCGTGTTATTCACCGAGATTTTAAGGCTAGTAACGTTTTGCTGGAAGCTGACTTCACACCCAAGGTATCAGATTTTGGGTTGGCTAGGGAAGCAACTGAGGGAAGTCATCATATCTCAACAAGGGTCATGGGAACTTTTGG GTATGTTGCCCCAGAATATGCAATGACAGGGCACCTACTTGTCAAGAGTGATGTTTATAGTTATGGAGTCGTGCTGCTGGAACTTCTCTCTGGAAGGAAGCCTGTTGACATGGCCCACCCTCCTGGCCAGGAGAATTTAGTAACTTGGGCACGACCACTGCTAACCAGCAGAGAAGGTTTGCAGCAGTTGGTGGATCCTGCCTTGGCTGGAACCTATGACTTTGATGACATGGCTAAAGTGGCAGCCATTGCTTCCATGTGCGTTCACCCTGAGGTGACTCACAGGCCTTTTATGGGTGAAGTGGTGCAGGCTCTAAAGCTCATATACAATGATACGGATGAGACTGGTGGGGATTGCTATAGTCAAAAGGAGTCTTCCGTCCCGGACTCTGAATTCAAAGGTGATCTTGCTCCTTCTGATAGCAGTTGGTGGAACGCCGGCGGACTCACTCCCCGGTTAAATTACGGGCAGACCTCTTCGTTCATTACAATGGAGTATAGTTCTGGGCCACTTGAAGATATGGAAAACAGACCGTTTTCAACTTCAAGTTTGGTGGGGGATGAGATATCTTTACCAATTAGACATGGCAATAGGTCAGGGCCATTGAGAACAGTCCGGAGCAAGCCAGCATTCTACAGAGTAAGAGGAAGTAGGAGTGAGCATGGGGGACTCCTTTCGAGATGTGCTCGGAATGATGATGGCTTCTGGGTTTGa